A genomic stretch from Aedes albopictus strain Foshan chromosome 2, AalbF5, whole genome shotgun sequence includes:
- the LOC109423369 gene encoding copia protein isoform X1, translating into MAEAKVALDRLNDTNWSTWRFRMELLLMREDLWTIVKDPKPDPVDVTSAWNRKDEKARALIGLALEDSQLVHIMKATTAKDMWEKLKAYHERGSLSNKIHVLRRLCSMRLKEEESMSDHLTEASELVHRLARMGESLKEHLVVAILLSSLPESYNPLVTALEGRPEEDLKLDYVKGKLLDDWRRRSENRNEKSDPEKAMKSTVEGEKRRSFVRRCYYCGREGHFQRNCPVLLEEVKASVEKQNKAKTTSVRHPHTENEGDGRGVCFTMTTRSCESVGEWIVDTGCTKHMTNSTGGIHVLKKYC; encoded by the coding sequence atggCAGAAGCAAAAGTGGCACTTGATCGTTTGAATGACACCAACTGGTCGACGTGGAGGTTCCGAATGGAACTATTGCTGATGCGGGAAGATCTGTGGACGATTGTCAAGGATCCCAAACCAGATCCAGTGGACGTGACATCAGCATGGAATAGGAAAGATGAGAAGGCACGAGCGTTGATCGGTTTGGCGCTTGAGGATAGTCAGTTGGTGCACATTATGAAAGCTACAACGGCGAAGGATATGTGGGAAAAGCTCAAGGCCTACCATGAGAGAGGATCGTTATCAAACAAGATTCATGTTTTACGGCGGCTATGTTCGATGCGGTTGAAGGAAGAAGAAAGCATGTCGGATCACCTGACGGAGGCCTCGGAGCTGGTCCATCGTCTGGCCAGAATGGGTGAGTCTCTCAAGGAACATTTGGTTGTAGCGATTCTACTATCCAGTCTGCCAGAATCGTACAACCCGCTTGTGACCGCCTTGGAAGGACGCCCGGAAGAAGATCTCAAGTTGGATTATGTTAAAGGGAAACTTTTGGATGACTGGCGAAGAAGAAGCGAAAATCGAAACGAGAAGAGCGACCCGGAAAAGGCTATGAAATCTACAGTGGAAGGTGAAAAGCGGAGGAGTTTTGTTCGGAGGTGCTACTACTGCGGACGTGAAGGGCATTTCCAACGAAACTGTCCTGTTTTGTTGGAGGAAGTGAAGGCTAGTGTAGAAAAGCAGAACAAAGCGAAGACGACAAGTGTAAGGCATCCGCATACGGAAAATGAAGGTGATGGTCGTGGAGTATGCTTCACGATGACGACTAGGAGTTGTGAGTCTGTAGGAGAATGGATCGTCGACACAGGATGTACGAAGCACATGACAAATTCGACTGGTGGAATCCATGTGCTAAAGAAGTATTGTTAG